A genomic segment from Bradyrhizobium sp. CB1015 encodes:
- a CDS encoding ferritin-like domain-containing protein, giving the protein MAKRAKKRTTKKTAARRPRQAPKMLSDLFLETLKDIYFAENKIIKTLPKMAKAANSKELAAAFNKHLRETQGQVKRLDQIFKMLGKPARGKPCEAINGIADEGAEIMKEFKGAPALDAGLLAAAQSVEHYEISRYGTLRTWAEELGMQDAATLLQETLDEEEATDRTLTELATSVINLEAEEEYRAAA; this is encoded by the coding sequence ATGGCTAAACGAGCGAAGAAACGCACGACCAAGAAGACCGCGGCGCGCCGGCCGCGTCAGGCGCCGAAGATGCTCAGCGACCTGTTTCTGGAGACGCTGAAGGACATCTATTTCGCTGAGAACAAGATCATCAAGACCCTGCCCAAGATGGCCAAGGCCGCGAATTCCAAGGAGCTTGCGGCCGCTTTCAACAAGCATTTGCGCGAGACCCAGGGCCAGGTCAAACGGCTCGACCAGATCTTCAAGATGCTGGGCAAGCCGGCACGCGGCAAGCCCTGCGAGGCCATCAACGGCATTGCCGACGAGGGCGCCGAGATCATGAAGGAGTTCAAGGGCGCGCCGGCGCTCGATGCCGGACTGCTCGCGGCAGCGCAGTCGGTCGAGCACTACGAGATCTCCCGCTACGGCACGCTGCGCACCTGGGCCGAGGAGCTCGGCATGCAGGACGCAGCAACGCTGCTCCAGGAGACGCTGGACGAGGAAGAGGCGACCGATCGCACCCTGACCGAGCTCGCTACCTCGGTAATCAACCTCGAAGCGGAAGAAGAATACCGCGCGGCGGCCTGA
- a CDS encoding Hsp20/alpha crystallin family protein: MQPKNPLDWMLSEALDSLTRADRLRQQFGRQEACWEPPIDVLETERELLILVALPGVNPDNVETVIHDGVLVISGQRTLPPELRNARIHRLELPQGRFERRITLPLGRYAISRFVMDGCVALRLAKS; this comes from the coding sequence ATGCAACCCAAAAATCCCCTCGACTGGATGCTGTCCGAAGCCCTGGACTCGCTCACCCGCGCCGATCGGCTGCGCCAGCAGTTCGGCCGCCAAGAAGCCTGCTGGGAGCCACCGATCGACGTGCTCGAAACCGAGCGTGAGCTCCTGATCCTTGTCGCGCTTCCCGGCGTCAATCCGGACAATGTCGAGACCGTCATCCATGACGGCGTTCTCGTCATCTCGGGTCAGCGCACCCTGCCGCCGGAGCTTCGCAACGCCCGCATCCATCGGCTCGAGCTGCCGCAGGGGCGTTTTGAGCGCCGCATCACGCTTCCCCTCGGCCGCTACGCCATCAGCCGCTTCGTGATGGACGGCTGCGTCGCACTGCGCCTCGCGAAATCCTGA
- the lon gene encoding endopeptidase La yields the protein MATEQMNNEQANNDVKIPDDALIIVPVREMVLFPGAIAPITIGRAKSIAAAQQALREQRPIGIVLQRSPETNDPGPDDLYRVATIANIVRYITAPDGTHHIVCQGVQRARILDFLPGTPFPAARFQQIPEPTTTSPEIEARALNLQRQAIEAIELLPQAPPELAAMFQGTSAPGALADLATSFMDIKPQDKQEVLETIDLALRIDKVSKYLAERLEVLRISKEIGQQTKASFDERQREAILREQMATIQRQLGEGDGKQAEVTELTAAIAKANMPPEAEAHAKKELRRYERMPEAAGEAGMVRTYLDWLIELPWALPEEKPIDIKEARAILDADHFGLEKIKSRIIEYLAVRKLAPQGKAPILCFVGPPGVGKTSLGQSIARAMDRPFVRVSLGGVHDEAEIRGHRRTYIGALPGNIIQGIKKAGARNCVMMLDEIDKMGRGVQGDPSAAMLEVLDPEQNGTFRDNYLGVPFDLSRVVFIATANMLDQIPGPLLDRMELISLAGYTEDEKLEIARRYLVRRQLEANGLSAEQAEIEPEALKLIVKGYTREAGVRNLEREIGKVFRHAAVQVAEGTATKIVVTAKDIATVLGQPRFEGEIALRTSVPGVATGLAWTPVGGDILFIEATRVPGKGGLILTGQLGDVMRESVQAALTLVKSRASQLGIDPQAFEKSDIHVHVPAGATPKDGPSAGVAMFTALTSLLTNRTVRSDTAMTGEISLRGLVLPVGGIKEKVVAAAAAGLKRVMLPARNKRDYDDIPKSARDNLEFIWLERVDEAIAAALEPAEAKEAAE from the coding sequence ATGGCCACCGAACAGATGAACAACGAACAAGCCAACAACGACGTGAAGATCCCCGACGACGCGCTGATCATCGTCCCCGTGCGCGAGATGGTGCTGTTTCCCGGCGCCATCGCGCCGATCACGATCGGCCGGGCGAAGTCGATTGCCGCCGCGCAGCAGGCGCTGCGCGAGCAGCGGCCGATCGGCATCGTCCTGCAACGCAGCCCCGAGACCAACGACCCCGGGCCGGACGATCTTTATCGAGTCGCGACCATCGCCAACATCGTGCGCTACATCACCGCGCCCGACGGCACCCATCACATCGTCTGCCAGGGCGTGCAGCGCGCGCGCATCCTCGACTTCCTGCCGGGGACGCCGTTCCCCGCCGCGCGCTTCCAGCAGATCCCCGAGCCGACCACGACCTCGCCCGAGATCGAGGCCCGGGCGCTGAACCTGCAGCGCCAGGCCATCGAGGCGATCGAGCTGCTGCCGCAGGCACCGCCCGAGCTCGCCGCGATGTTCCAGGGCACCAGCGCGCCCGGCGCGCTGGCGGATCTGGCGACCTCGTTCATGGACATCAAGCCGCAGGACAAGCAGGAGGTGCTGGAGACCATCGACCTCGCGCTCCGCATCGACAAGGTGTCGAAGTACCTGGCCGAGCGGCTGGAGGTGCTGCGCATTTCCAAGGAGATCGGCCAGCAGACCAAGGCCTCCTTCGACGAGCGGCAGCGCGAGGCGATCCTGCGCGAGCAGATGGCGACCATCCAGCGCCAGCTCGGCGAAGGCGACGGCAAGCAAGCCGAAGTCACCGAGCTGACGGCCGCGATCGCCAAGGCCAACATGCCGCCCGAGGCGGAGGCGCATGCCAAGAAGGAGCTGCGCCGCTACGAGCGCATGCCGGAGGCTGCCGGCGAGGCCGGCATGGTCCGCACCTATCTGGACTGGCTGATCGAGCTGCCCTGGGCGCTGCCCGAGGAGAAGCCGATCGACATCAAGGAGGCGCGAGCCATCCTGGATGCCGACCATTTCGGCCTGGAAAAGATCAAGAGCCGGATCATCGAATATCTGGCGGTGCGCAAGCTCGCTCCGCAGGGCAAGGCGCCGATCCTGTGCTTCGTCGGCCCGCCCGGCGTCGGCAAGACCTCGCTCGGCCAGTCCATCGCACGCGCGATGGATCGCCCGTTCGTGCGCGTCAGCCTGGGCGGCGTGCATGACGAGGCCGAGATCCGCGGTCACCGCCGCACCTATATCGGTGCGCTGCCCGGCAACATCATCCAGGGCATCAAGAAGGCGGGCGCACGCAACTGCGTCATGATGCTGGACGAGATCGACAAGATGGGCCGCGGCGTGCAGGGCGATCCTTCGGCCGCCATGCTGGAGGTGCTCGACCCCGAGCAGAACGGGACGTTCCGGGACAATTACCTGGGCGTGCCCTTCGACCTGTCGCGCGTGGTGTTCATCGCGACCGCCAACATGCTGGACCAGATCCCGGGTCCGCTCCTGGACCGCATGGAGCTGATCAGCCTCGCCGGTTACACCGAGGACGAGAAGCTGGAGATCGCGCGGCGCTATCTGGTGCGGCGGCAGCTGGAGGCCAATGGCCTCTCGGCCGAGCAGGCCGAGATCGAGCCGGAAGCCCTGAAGCTGATCGTCAAGGGCTACACCCGCGAGGCCGGCGTGCGTAACCTCGAGCGCGAGATCGGCAAGGTGTTCCGCCATGCCGCGGTCCAGGTCGCCGAAGGCACGGCCACGAAGATCGTGGTGACGGCAAAGGACATCGCCACCGTGCTCGGCCAGCCGCGGTTCGAGGGCGAGATCGCACTGCGCACCAGCGTTCCCGGCGTGGCCACCGGCCTTGCCTGGACGCCGGTCGGCGGTGACATCCTGTTCATCGAGGCCACGCGCGTGCCCGGCAAGGGCGGGCTGATCCTGACCGGCCAGCTCGGCGACGTCATGCGCGAGAGCGTGCAGGCTGCGCTGACGCTGGTGAAGAGCCGGGCCTCCCAGCTCGGCATCGATCCGCAAGCGTTCGAGAAGAGCGACATCCACGTTCACGTCCCGGCGGGGGCAACCCCGAAGGACGGGCCGAGCGCGGGCGTTGCGATGTTCACGGCGCTGACCTCACTGCTCACCAACCGCACGGTGAGGAGCGACACCGCGATGACCGGCGAGATCTC